The Ammospiza caudacuta isolate bAmmCau1 chromosome 22, bAmmCau1.pri, whole genome shotgun sequence genomic sequence CCCATTTTCCGGGAATTCGGTGGGCAAGGGGTCCCTGTGCTCCGGGAATTCCGTGGCAGAGGGATGTGGGCCGGGGCTGCTggcgctgccagggctgctgctgcactgggcaTCCTCTGTGCCCGTGCCAGCCCGGAGCGTGCtcctcccaaagctgctgcagctggaaaaggaatTCCAGAGGGTTTGCCAACAGGGAATCATTCCTGAATCCCATCCACACAATCCCCATCTGTGTTTTATCCCtaaaaattcaggattttatCCCTACATCCCAAAGGAATGGGaggaataattaaataataaaaaatgatctggtatttttttcccagctgattCTGGCACAGGAATTGTTtgttgccaaaaaaaaaaaactatctgagaggttttaaaaaatgtggaaaatcctaaaaatcccttcaggatcctaaaaatcccaaaggatGGGATTCAGAGCACTTAGATCCAGGTTTATTCCAATTTATTTCTCTGGATTTGGacttttcttggaaaaaatgaaacccctagagctgctctgggcactttGCACCCCAAAAGACATTTTTCCCCCTACAAGGaactttttccccccagaaaaggatatttttccccccaaaaaaggactttttttccccaaaaagagattttttttccctcagaaaaggATTCCTACTTGGTCCAAGGCCGGCAGTTCTCGTTCCCTCCTCTGGAGAAAGTCCCTTCAGGACATTGGGAGcactctgggggaaaaaagggattatccagggaaggggcagcatTCCCAGTTTTATCCACTGGATAATTCTGAATTATCCAAGATTATTAATTTTGGATATTATCCAGGAGGATCTCACAATTCCAGCCAGTAATTGCCACATGGGAAGCAGGATTTGGGAAGGCTGgcacatcccagaattccaaaGGGAATTCCAGCTGGTACATGCCTGGATTCACTGCTTCCCAAGGGAATTCCAAATCCCAACTCACCCCTTCTCAAAGGGAATTCCAAACCCCAACTCCCTGCTTCCCAAGGGAATTCTGGCTGGCTCAAATCCCAACTATTCCCAAAGGAATTCCAGATCCAAACTATTCTCAAGGGAATTCCAAATCCCAATCACCCCTCCCCAAGGGAATTCCAGACCCCAACTCACCCCTTCCCACAGGAACGCCCCTGGCAGGCTGGAATCCCGCCTGGCACGCACAGACCCTGTCTGAGGTTTTCTCGCACGGCTTCACCTCCACACTGCCCTTCCCTGGCCGAGGCAGAAGTTCATTAATTCCTTCATTAACAGCAACAATTAACTCCTCAGGGGTTTGGGGTATTGGGTTTAGAAGCTGCAGAATTCAGCAATTTAACAATttgtaattaataatttaacAACTGAATCATTCAACGATTCATTCATTTGAGGATAGTGGTTTTTAGGTAGGCCCTCACAACTGGTGGAAACAGGTGGAAACAGCCAGAAAAGGACCCAAAAAGAGATTTATTCCTCCAAAATGGGATTCTATCCCCAAAAAGGGATTTTCTCCCCCTAtacccccaaaatgccccaaacatgtgatttttttccccaaaaaaggcgctttttttccccataaaaaaagcgattttccccccaaaaaagggatttttttctccccctaaaatgggattttctccccaaatcccagcactCACGGGCGTTGCAGATGGTGCAGCTTTTGCAGAAGCcgtggtggtgctgggagctgaaatATCCATCCTGGCACGGCGAGCACACAGTGTCGGCCGAGGCCGTGCAGCGGCTCCGCATCCTCTCTcctaaaaacacccaaaatttGACATTCAATAGgatcctgaggggaaaaatcctgaatttcatCCTTTGGGAACAAACAGTGTATCACTAGCACACATGTCGGCTGACTCCACATCCTCTCccctaaaaacaccccaaaaattgggagTCAGTggggtcctgaggggaaaaatcctaaatttaATCCTTTGGGACCAAAGTGGGATTGGTTGGGattgtgaggggaaaaatcctaaatttcATCCTTTGGGATCAAATGGAGCCCAGAATTTGgcagtttttgttttttaaggagaaaaagcCCTGGAAGTTTGGCCAGGAGGAAAAATCAACATCTAATGGAGTGGCCGAGAAGGGCTGGGGTGGGCTGAAATTGGGCAAAATGCCTCCAATTTTTGTCCCAGTGGATCCCAAATATCCCTTCTAGAGCCAGGGAAAAAGGTTTAGGAAATGCTCCTGACTGAGGCATTTAGGAAgcaaaaaaacatcaaaaaaagttaaaaaccactctcaaaaagaaagatttttccattttttgggtgtaaaacttatttttatcAGTCTAAAAAGTATTACACTAAAAAAATAGGTATTACACTAAGAAAAAATTTGATAATCGCCTAAAGCCCGGCTCTCCCACCCCAGGCCCCGCAGCGGGCACTCACCTGGGGCGCAGTCGCTGCAGCATTTGTCGTGGAAGCTGTATTGGTGCTCCTGACATTCCAagcccagggagccggagataGGCACGgtcaggagccagcagagagcgggaaaattccagggaatCCTTGGAAGCGCAATTCCCGCCATCTCCCTCAGGGAGCTGTTCCCTCACGGCACCGGCACCGTCCCCTCACGGCGCTGTCCCCTCACGGTGCCTTTTCCTCACAGCGCTTTCCCCCTCACGGCGCCTTTCCCTTGACGTCTCTGTTCCCCTCACAGCTTCTCTTCCCTCACGGAGCCTTTCCCCTCACGGCTCCGTTCCCCTCACGGCGCTGTGAGAGCCTCGCGAGCGAGAACAGCTCCGGGCGGGGACATTTGAGGGAAATTCCCGCTTTTCTCCACGCCCCTTCCCGCTCCCGGTTTGGGGTTTTTcggcaggaaaaggaaatgctgaGCTTGAGAAGGGTTTAAGGGGTAAAAGGAGCCCTCAAGGGAGGGCAATCCCGATGGGAATGGCCGGAaaagcagggatggaggagcgCTGTGGGAATGCCCTGGCTGAGGCGGGGAGATAGCGGGAATTCGGGAATTTCGTTTTCCAGACTGCTGCAGTTGGAGCCAGGAGCTCAGTTAAGTTCTAGGAGAGCTCCCTGGCATCACTGAATCAACAAAATACTGGGAATTAAGGAATTTCATTTTCCAGCCTATTAGAATGGGACCCAGGATCTCAATTTTAGGTGTTCCAGCTGCCTGGAATTGCAGCTTTACATTCACCGACTCCAGAAAATACTGGGAATTACAGATTCCATGCTCATGTTGTCCCAAAATTAAATTAGGATGGTGTTGGCAAAATCTCTTAATAGATAAATTACAATtatcagtaaaataaattatgatTTTACTGGAATTTTTGTGTTTAAACTCATTTTATCAGAGATTATCCATGGAATTTATTCCTCTTATTTCCCACCCTGCCCCCGACAAAccttaaaagcagcagaatttccAAAGCATGGAGAGaaatatttaatggaaaataaaaacaaaaaggataTAAAATCTTTTATCCAAGGAATTTAATAAAAACATCAAATAAAGAGCATGAAAAGGGAAAGAGGGACAGCAATTCCTGTATTTACATTATATTAAGAATAAATTTAATCAAATAAAACATCTCAGATTTTCAGGAATTCTTTCTGAAAGAGGGATTTTTCCCAGGAAAGAtggaagcagagggaaaaagtCAATTTTATTTGGGAAAGAGCTCACCCAAAGCCtggaatttcccccaaatcatcagcagcagctcattAACAGCATTAATTAGCATAGAGCTCATTAATTTTAGCAGTGAATATTAATTAAGCAGCCATCAAACTCCATGGGAACTCCCACTGCTCTGTCCAATagcttaaattaaaaaaaaaaacttcccaATTGTTTGATTTTTGACTAAAATCTGATATTTTAAAGCCATAAtctcccattcccagtgccaaTGTCAACAAAACAATgtcattttaatattaatttaatcttaatgttattttattttttaaaattcattccGAAAAGGTTTTCTGTAACATTTTAATAAGTTcttccccacagctccctgaaaaaattccattaaattcTCAACAACTCTTCAGGAAGTTAAGAAAAACACTGGAATTGAGAGTGGATATTCCCAGGAGGTCAAACATTCCTTGGAAccaccaaaattcccaaaatccaatCTTTATTTGGGATTCCCTGGATCAGCAGCTgaggaaaacaaatatttcaggaGCCATCCAAATGGAATTGGGTGTAGAGGACAAACATTCCTTGGAATCACCGTTCCCTTCCCAAAACCCAAGTTTTACTTGGGATGCCCTGCATCAGGAGCTGAAGGAAACCAGGGAATATTCCAAGATCCTCCCACCCAGAATTCCAGCTGGCTTCAACCCCTCCAAAACCAAGGAGGAAAACTACCTGAACCCACGAATTCCCACCAtttcttccagcaggaaaatcccctCCAAGGAGCTGGGACGGACGGAAAATCGCAAATTCGCAACCACCAATTCCCGCTGCTCGGTTGAATCCTTTTATCCTGGGATTTCTTCTGGAGGGGGGGGTGGTTGGGAGTGGAACAGAAAGTTCTggaaagggggaggaggaagctCAGAACTCCTCGTGGACGTTGCGGGCGTAATCCATGAGTTTGCTACCCGTGAAGTACTCGCTGTACTTGAGgatctcctccagctccaggtggTGGTTCTGGTTCTCGTCGGCCACGGCGATCATCTGCCGCGCCTCGTTCAGCGCGTTGTGCTCGTTCATGGGATCCATGTATTCCTGAAAAACCATGGAAAAAcagcctgagcacagccctgggggtgctccaaaaatcccaactccCACCCAGCCCAAAGTGAGGGAAAGGTCTGTAAGAAGGGTTTCATGGgactttttttcctggtttctaGGATGCtaccaaaaaaaatcagagattttTCTGGGTCATTCCATGACCATTTCTGGATTCTGCAAATTAAACTCAGGAAAAAATTCCTGTTAAAAACAAAGGATTATTAATTTGCAGGACCTAAATTCTctcatttttcctgctttgtttggCTGTTCCcacagattattttaaattgaaaataacatgaaattaaaatgcaattaacacgaaattaaaattaaatggaaatattccattttttaattaaaaaatgagcTGTAAGTGAATTTGTGATGTTTCTAAAGCTGTGTTTTGGAATAATTGGCCGGCAAAGGACGAGGActcacctccagctcctccatggTGACAATGCCGTCGTGGTTGGCGTCGATGACCTCCTGGAACTCCTtcctcctgtccctcacccaGTCATCGTCGATGTCCTGAGCCTGCTGGTTCTCCACCGTGCCCACGGGCAGGGAGATGAACTCTGACAGGGTCAGCTTCTTATCCCCGTCCTGATCTGGGAAAAACACACACGTTATAACAGAGTCACTTAATTCCcgttaaaaaacacaaaaatttaaaatatattcatttaATTCCCATTTAATTTAACTCTGACAGGGTCAGCTTCTTATCCCCATCCTGATCTGGGAAAAACACACACGTTATAACAGAGTCACTTAACTTCCgttaaaaagcacaaaaatttaCAATATGTTCATTTAATTCCTATAAAAATGGGTATTTCCTACTGATCtgtgaaaaaaccaaacccctcTCAATAGccacagaaaaatgggaatccATGAACTCCACCAGACTATTCCATGCAAAACCTTGCCGAAACACacataaaaatgggaattcatgGAATCCATGGGAAGAATTCCCGGGAAATCGTGGATTACCTAAATCATGGACGACCTCCTGCACCATGAAGTGCAGCATGCCCCAATATCCACATAAAATCCATGGAATCCAAGGACAGAATTCCCAGACAATCCCCTCTTACCGAGGTCACGGACGATCTCCTGCACCATGAAGTGCAGCATGCCCCAATATCCACATAAACCCAGGAATCCAAGGACAGAATTCCCAGGCAATCCCCTCTTACCGAGGTCGCGGACGATCTCCTGCACCATGAAGTGCAGCATGCCGCGGCTGTGCTCGGGGTGCAGGAAGGACAGGAACTCCTGCTCGCTCAGCAGCAGGTCCGGGGGGGGATTGTCCGCCTGGTACCAGCGATCCTTCAGGTTGTCCAGCACTTCCTGCGCTGCAACGGCAccgtggggctgggatggagcccagaggctcatcccaaaccctgcctggctctgggactgcagctcatcccagaggcccatcccaaaccctgccccTACCCGGCTTTGGGACTGCAGCTcatcccaaaccctgccctgctctgggatcACAGCTCATCCCAAACCCTGCAATGGcaccacagggcagggatggatgccaAAGACTcatcccaaaccctgccccGGCCCAGCTATGGGATCACAGCTCATCAAAGGCTGCACCTGCACATTTGGGATTGCAGCTCATCCTAAACCCTGCACCCGCATGTTTGGGATTGCAGCTCATCCCAAAGGCTGCAACTGCCCTCATCCGTTTGTAGGATTTAGAACAATTGCTTTGTGGGATTTCAGTTCATCCCAAATCTTGGAATTGCCCCCATCCATTTTTAGGATTTGACACAAGCTAGTTTTAGGAATTTCAGTTGCCTCAATCCAATTTGTTAGGATTTCAGTTGTACCAATCCATTTTTAAGTATTCAATTATCACACTCCATTTTTAGGATTTCAGTTGTCCCAATCCGTTTTAGGATTTAATCTGTCACAACCCCTTCCTTTCAAGCTCTCAGTTGTTTAATCAATGATGTTTTTAAAGCCTAAACCCTGCAGATTTTTATCACAATATTCCACATTTTTGCTGCAAGAAAAGTTGAATTAGAAGTGTATGAACAGAAAAATCAGCACCAAAATCCCATGGAATTCCTTCATCTCATCCCACAATCCAATTATCTGCCAATATCCATCAATTAACTGAAACACAATTTAAGCCTGAAATCCGAATTTCTACAGAAAGTGCCTTAAACTCCACACCCCCAGGTGCTTttgatgtaaaataaaaaacaaaaaaaatcatttttacGGTCcttggaggaggagaaaaaaccccTGAGGAAGTGGAGGATGAATAATTTGACTTTCCTACAGAAGATTTTGGGGCTCAGGTGCAGGCTCAGGGCTgactcagcagctctggggttccTGGAATCAGCCCCAGGTGATTTCCCTGCACATTCTCAGCTCCTTTTTTCTGCACTTCAGGCGCTTCTGCAGCACTGGAAAATGTCACCGAAGCAATTTGGAAATtactcagccctgcagggaaagggaaaggtgCAGGGGGGATTTTACAGGAAACTGAAATGTTGCttgaaggggaaaaacaggaaaattccTCCTAAAATTGCAATTTTCATGGCAGACTCTGGTCAGGAACAATGTGGGATTTGTGTCCTCTGACTTccgtttttggggggattttagaggaaatttaaattattttcttgaaggAGATTCCTCctaaaaattgtaattttcaTGGCAGATTCTGGTCAGGAtgaaggaaggatttctgtctTTTGACTTAATTTTTGATTGAGGATTTTAgactaaattaaaatatttctttaaggGAAAAACAAGAAGATTCCTCTAAAAATTTTCACACCAAATTTCAGgtggaaaaaaagcagatttttttttttttttattaagctggaaaacaggaagattcctcaaaaaaaaaaaaaatctcatgttCACAGCacattttacattaaaaactgCAGAATTTTTGGTTTATCATTTAACTCCTCCTCAAGCAGAACAACCCAAACATTTCCCTCCCATTTCTCTTTTCACCCCCAGGTTTTAATACCAAAACCCCAATTCTGCACTTACTTTCTTCATCTATTTTCAACTCCTCGTTGTTTTTGATTTTCTCTGCAATTTCCTTTTCATTGAAGCCTTTGCTTGccaagaatttaattttatattcatCCCAAGAAACGTGACCTGGAATTGAGAACAGTTCAGCCTGAAATGATCaattttgcatttcattctttcaaaatctgaaaattttcaagttttttaGTCCAACACCACAACCCCACACTGAATTTTAGGAATGGCAACATAAAAGCTGTCTCCTGATtaatttatggggtttttttagccataaaatttggtgaaaaattagatttttttttctttttttttatttctttatgaaagaaagagctgcctgcagcacatccttcccacaaaaatccaaatttgGGATTCCAGACCTAAACTTCAACCCAAAAATAAATTCTAGATACCAGAACTgatttaaaaagtgattttttttgaggaaaaaaatgttgatgTTACCATCCCCATCAGGATCCACAGCTCTGAAGTGCATTTTGTTCTCCTCCACGGCCTCCTGGAAATGTTCATCTGTTTTTTCCATGATCCAACGTTGCATTTCCTTGGCACtgatttttttatcattatttataTCCACCCtagggaggaaaaagaaacaggattTCAGTTTAGAGTTCAGCAGGGAAAGATCTGGTTGGGTTTTAGTTTATAAATTGgtttattcagaaaaaattcacagaaaaatgaatatttttgattttctgtgagaaagaATTGGCTGATCAGCCTTCAGTTCAGAATTaaagtaaataatttaattatttaattaaatttagcAAGATTTAGGTTATTattcagtgattttttaaaattaaatcatgTTTTTGAGGGAAGTTTTCCCACAAATAATTCCTGATAGAATTTTGGGTCACTCCAAATTCAGAATTGGAAAAATTTTCTTGCAGACCTTGAATTCTCTCTCAATTTCTCTTTCCAAgcccttttattttcatatgtaattgaatttttatttttcgACACATTTGAACACTGCACATCTCTTTGTTCTCCATGAGTTTTCTGGAATTTCTTGAATTCGGAGCTGCAGAATTCAATTTGTCCTGATTGAAATTATCAGGAAAATCCAATCTGATCAATCCTTAATtcattaagaaattaatttaaaaattacagttcgaaaccaaaaataaatcaaaatttctgaagggttttttttaaagcatgaaataaatatt encodes the following:
- the TNFRSF4 gene encoding tumor necrosis factor receptor superfamily member 4, producing the protein MAGIALPRIPWNFPALCWLLTVPISGSLGLECQEHQYSFHDKCCSDCAPGERMRSRCTASADTVCSPCQDGYFSSQHHHGFCKSCTICNARKGSVEVKPCEKTSDRVCACQAGFQPARGVPVGRECSQCPEGTFSRGGNENCRPWTNCSSFGRSTLRAGTGTEDAQCSSSPGSASSPGPHPSATEFPEHRDPLPTEFPENGDPFPTERPENSSRTSSPRGIPAVCRDPGVPAEPGWGSLSLLLLCLLLLMVSGISILLLIIQAAQKKTRNGPGRSTQHTKKSAENERQETKTAADTSLVLLT
- the SDF4 gene encoding 45 kDa calcium-binding protein, with product MMSRQAFLCSLGSLYLSLLFIFLLMDVYARPANHSVLKERAGEAREENEILPPDHLNGVKMELDGHLNKEFHQEVFLGKEREEFEEDSQPRRNRRKLVGIFSKVDINNDKKISAKEMQRWIMEKTDEHFQEAVEENKMHFRAVDPDGDGHVSWDEYKIKFLASKGFNEKEIAEKIKNNEELKIDEETQEVLDNLKDRWYQADNPPPDLLLSEQEFLSFLHPEHSRGMLHFMVQEIVRDLDQDGDKKLTLSEFISLPVGTVENQQAQDIDDDWVRDRRKEFQEVIDANHDGIVTMEELEEYMDPMNEHNALNEARQMIAVADENQNHHLELEEILKYSEYFTGSKLMDYARNVHEEF